A single genomic interval of Litoreibacter ponti harbors:
- a CDS encoding iron-sulfur cluster assembly scaffold protein — MSENTDLIKLYSGQILELAADIPHTERLDAPQATAKRRSPLCGSTVTVDLDMEDGRITGFGQDVKACALGQAAASVVGRAIIGRTLPEVEAAQSQLKAMLKSDGPAPDAPFDGLKVLLPAKDYRNRHASILLSLDATLEAMQQVEATQTA, encoded by the coding sequence ATGTCCGAGAACACCGATCTGATCAAGCTCTACTCCGGGCAGATTCTGGAACTGGCCGCGGATATTCCGCATACAGAACGGCTTGACGCGCCGCAGGCGACCGCGAAGCGCCGCTCGCCGCTATGCGGATCGACCGTGACGGTTGATCTCGATATGGAAGATGGGCGCATCACCGGATTCGGTCAGGATGTAAAAGCCTGCGCGCTTGGCCAAGCGGCAGCGTCGGTCGTAGGACGGGCCATCATTGGGCGTACGTTGCCCGAGGTGGAAGCGGCCCAAAGCCAGCTCAAGGCGATGCTGAAATCCGATGGCCCCGCCCCGGATGCCCCGTTTGATGGGTTGAAAGTGCTGCTGCCGGCGAAGGATTATCGCAATCGCCACGCCTCGATCCTGCTGTCGCTTGATGCGACACTTGAGGCGATGCAACAGGTCGAAGCCACCCAAACCGCATAA
- the gluQRS gene encoding tRNA glutamyl-Q(34) synthetase GluQRS, which produces MTFRTRFAPSPTGPLHLGHAYSALLAHDMALKAGGSFVLRIEDIDQSRARPEWEAQIFDDLAWLGLSWAEPVMRQSDRAPVYRKALDTLWQRGLLYPCLCNRRDIMEAASAPQEGVTPPMGPDGIIYPGTCRGRDRSGPLPDGAALRLDMARAARGIDAVFTETGTNARTVRVDAETLISQVGDVVLARRDMGTSYHLSVVLDDAAQDITHVVRGEDLFEATQIHVVLQRLLGLPTPIYHHHPLIRDEAGKRLAKRDDARAIATYRAAGDSPADIRARVGL; this is translated from the coding sequence GTGACCTTTCGAACTCGGTTCGCGCCGTCGCCGACGGGCCCACTGCATCTCGGGCACGCCTATTCCGCATTGCTTGCGCACGATATGGCACTGAAGGCAGGCGGCAGCTTTGTACTACGGATTGAGGATATCGACCAAAGTCGCGCGCGCCCGGAATGGGAGGCGCAGATCTTCGATGACCTCGCGTGGCTTGGCCTGTCATGGGCGGAACCGGTCATGCGCCAGTCGGATCGCGCGCCGGTCTACCGCAAAGCGCTGGACACGCTGTGGCAACGCGGCCTGCTCTATCCATGCCTGTGCAATCGGCGCGATATCATGGAGGCGGCGAGCGCACCGCAAGAAGGCGTGACGCCACCGATGGGCCCGGATGGCATCATCTACCCCGGCACCTGTCGCGGGCGAGATCGCAGTGGACCGTTGCCGGACGGCGCTGCACTTCGGCTTGATATGGCGCGTGCGGCGCGAGGTATCGACGCGGTTTTTACGGAAACCGGCACAAACGCCCGAACTGTTCGTGTCGATGCAGAGACGTTGATCTCTCAGGTCGGCGATGTTGTGCTTGCCCGTCGCGACATGGGGACCTCTTACCATTTGTCCGTGGTTCTGGACGACGCCGCACAGGACATCACCCACGTGGTGCGCGGCGAAGATCTGTTCGAAGCGACCCAAATTCACGTCGTGCTGCAGCGGCTGCTCGGTCTTCCCACGCCCATCTACCACCATCACCCCCTCATTCGGGACGAAGCCGGAAAGCGTCTGGCCAAGCGCGACGACGCCCGCGCTATCGCAACGTACCGCGCCGCCGGGGACAGCCCTGCGGATATCCGGGCAAGGGTTGGTCTTTAG
- the recG gene encoding ATP-dependent DNA helicase RecG, whose product MSGRPEILFPLFSELTELDGVGPKMAANFAHMGVEKPRDLLFTLPQSGVDRALKASVRDVVLPDVVTVEVEIGMHVPPRQKGRPYHVHVRDAELEFRLVFFHARGDYLQKQLPTGQRRIVSGKVEMFDGMAQMVHPDHMVPVAEAAKIPAFEPIYPLTQGVTQRVIFKAAQSALQRAPKLDEWIDPSQKAKANWPDWADAVAAAHRPERLGDIAATHPARERLAYDEMFAHQLTLSLARSTMRAKPGVVTMGTGDLQDKVLGALPYSPTGAQTRAIAEIAGDMAAPVKMNRLLQGDVGAGKTLVAFMALLIAIEAGGQGVMMAPTEILARQHHESLVPLAEDAGVVLEILTGRDKGADRARKLQALASGKIDILVGTHAVFQKDVDYQDLRIAVVDEQHRFGVNQRSELGSKGRAVDMLVMTATPIPRSLSLAQYGDMDISVLDEKPPGRKPITTATVSTARLDEVVGKLKGAIAEGRQAYWVCPLVEESEVSDKIAAEARFKHLRAALGEGVVGLVHGQMPPAEKDAAMAKFVAGETCVLVATTVIEVGVNVPNATIMVIERAEGFGLAQLHQLRGRVGRGEGASTCLLLFQDPLSETAKRRLAIMRETEDGFRISEVDLEMRGAGDVIGTAQSGLPRFRIADLERQTSLMAVAQSDARKLMHDDPGLTSPRGQAARVLLWLMEEDKAIRLISVG is encoded by the coding sequence GTGTCTGGACGCCCGGAAATCCTCTTCCCGCTCTTCTCTGAGCTGACCGAGCTCGACGGGGTCGGGCCGAAGATGGCGGCGAATTTCGCCCATATGGGGGTCGAGAAGCCGCGCGATCTGTTGTTCACGCTGCCCCAATCGGGGGTGGATCGCGCCCTGAAGGCCTCCGTCCGGGATGTTGTATTGCCCGACGTCGTGACCGTTGAGGTCGAGATCGGTATGCATGTCCCACCCCGCCAGAAGGGGCGCCCCTACCATGTCCATGTTCGAGATGCGGAGCTGGAATTTCGCCTCGTATTCTTCCACGCGCGCGGGGATTACCTGCAAAAACAATTGCCTACGGGGCAGCGCCGGATCGTGTCCGGCAAGGTTGAGATGTTCGACGGCATGGCGCAGATGGTGCATCCGGACCACATGGTGCCCGTGGCGGAGGCCGCAAAAATTCCTGCGTTCGAGCCGATTTATCCTCTGACCCAAGGCGTGACGCAGCGCGTGATCTTCAAGGCGGCGCAATCGGCATTGCAGCGTGCGCCAAAGCTGGATGAATGGATCGATCCCTCGCAAAAGGCCAAGGCGAATTGGCCGGACTGGGCCGACGCGGTCGCTGCGGCCCACAGGCCGGAACGGCTTGGCGATATCGCGGCGACCCATCCCGCGCGCGAGCGTCTGGCGTATGATGAGATGTTCGCACACCAATTGACCTTGTCACTGGCGCGCTCGACCATGCGCGCGAAGCCCGGCGTGGTCACAATGGGCACCGGCGACCTGCAGGACAAGGTACTCGGCGCATTGCCCTACAGCCCGACCGGCGCACAGACCCGCGCGATTGCCGAGATTGCGGGTGACATGGCCGCGCCGGTGAAGATGAACCGGCTGCTGCAAGGCGATGTCGGCGCGGGAAAGACGTTGGTGGCCTTCATGGCGTTGCTCATCGCGATCGAGGCGGGTGGGCAGGGCGTGATGATGGCTCCGACGGAGATCCTCGCCCGCCAGCACCACGAAAGCTTGGTGCCACTGGCGGAAGATGCGGGCGTCGTGCTGGAGATTCTGACCGGACGCGACAAGGGGGCGGACCGCGCGCGCAAGCTGCAAGCGCTAGCGTCGGGAAAGATCGACATCCTTGTCGGCACCCATGCGGTCTTCCAAAAAGATGTGGACTATCAAGACCTTCGCATAGCGGTGGTGGACGAACAGCACCGGTTCGGGGTTAATCAGCGGTCCGAATTGGGATCAAAGGGCCGCGCGGTGGACATGCTGGTCATGACGGCGACGCCGATCCCGCGCTCGCTGTCACTGGCGCAATATGGCGACATGGATATCTCGGTGCTGGACGAGAAGCCGCCCGGGCGAAAACCGATCACAACGGCGACGGTCTCGACCGCGCGGCTCGACGAGGTCGTTGGCAAGCTGAAAGGAGCGATCGCGGAGGGGCGGCAAGCCTATTGGGTCTGCCCGCTGGTCGAGGAAAGCGAGGTTTCCGACAAGATTGCTGCCGAGGCGCGGTTCAAACACCTGCGCGCGGCACTTGGCGAAGGGGTCGTCGGGCTGGTCCATGGCCAGATGCCGCCCGCCGAAAAAGACGCGGCGATGGCGAAATTCGTCGCGGGCGAGACCTGTGTGTTGGTGGCGACGACCGTGATTGAGGTGGGGGTCAACGTGCCCAACGCGACGATCATGGTGATTGAGCGGGCGGAAGGCTTCGGGCTGGCGCAGCTGCACCAGTTGCGCGGACGGGTCGGGCGGGGCGAGGGCGCGTCAACCTGCCTTTTGCTGTTTCAGGACCCGCTGTCGGAGACCGCGAAGCGCCGCCTGGCGATCATGCGCGAGACCGAGGACGGCTTCCGCATCTCCGAGGTTGATCTTGAAATGCGCGGCGCGGGGGATGTGATCGGAACGGCGCAAAGCGGACTGCCGCGCTTTCGGATCGCGGATCTGGAGCGTCAGACCAGCCTGATGGCGGTCGCGCAAAGCGATGCGCGCAAGCTGATGCATGATGATCCCGGGCTGACCTCCCCGCGCGGGCAGGCGGCGCGCGTTCTTTTGTGGCTGATGGAAGAAGACAAGGCGATACGTTTGATTTCAGTGGGTTAG
- the gyrA gene encoding DNA gyrase subunit A — protein MNDTPETPENEDEVPPTRMEYDGPQVSITDEMKTSFIEYAMSVIISRAIPDLRDGLKPVHRRILYAMHETGNTHDKSYKKSARPVGDVMGKYHPHGDSAIYDALVRMAQDFSMSLPLLDGQGNFGSMDGDNPAAMRYTEVRMDKPAAALLADIEKDTVDFQDNYDGKDREPTVLPARFPNMLVNGAGGIAVGMATNIPPHNLGEVIDATLALIEEPDLDEHQLMEYVPAPDFPTGGIILGRSGARKAYTEGRGSVIVRSKTHVEEIRKDRWAIVIDEIPYQVNKSTMIEKIAEAAREKRIEGISHVQDESDRVGVRVVVELKRDVTAEVVLNQLFRFTPMQTSFACNMLALNGGKPEQLTLRTFLTNFISFREDVVARRTAFELRKARERSHVLCGLAVAVTNIDEVVATIRTSADAAEARHRLMTRAWPAEDIVDYIKLIDDPTHTANEDGTYNLSETQARAILDLRLQRLTQIGVKEVTDELEELAAKITEYLAILRSRERIMEIISNELKDVREQFAVPRRSEIVDWSGDMEDEDLIEKEDMVVTVTSGGYIKRTALADFRAQKRGGKGVSGMQTKEEDVVTQLFVANTHTQLLFFTTDGMVYKLKTWRLPQGGRTSKGKAIINILPIPQGVSIAAIMPVDRDEKDWGDLQIVFATSAGTVRRNRLSDFTNVMRNGKIAMKFDEEHADVKLINARICSEDDDVMLVTNSGRAIRFPTTDVRVFNSRASLGVRGIKLNGDDKVVSMSVIRHFEADPAERSAYLKMRRAVMGLADDVEVDEDEVAPGDITTERYAEMSAAEDLILTITKGGAGKLSSSHDYPVRGRGGMGVTAMDKAMRGGEIVASFPVEMSDQIMLATSKGQSIRCPVDGISFRSRSAGGVKVFDTGKGEEVVSVAWIADQGEDDEAETDAPDA, from the coding sequence GCATCCTCTATGCGATGCACGAGACCGGCAACACCCACGACAAATCCTACAAGAAATCCGCCCGTCCGGTGGGCGACGTGATGGGCAAGTATCACCCCCACGGCGACAGCGCGATCTATGACGCGCTGGTGCGCATGGCGCAGGATTTCTCGATGTCGCTGCCCCTGCTCGACGGTCAGGGCAATTTCGGCTCGATGGACGGCGATAACCCCGCCGCCATGCGCTACACCGAGGTGCGGATGGACAAGCCGGCCGCCGCACTTCTGGCCGATATCGAAAAAGACACGGTCGACTTCCAGGACAATTACGACGGCAAGGACCGCGAGCCGACCGTCCTGCCTGCGCGCTTCCCCAACATGCTGGTCAACGGCGCGGGCGGCATTGCCGTCGGCATGGCCACGAACATCCCGCCCCACAATCTGGGCGAGGTTATCGACGCCACGCTGGCGCTCATCGAAGAGCCCGACCTCGACGAGCATCAGCTTATGGAATACGTCCCCGCCCCCGATTTCCCGACCGGCGGGATCATCCTGGGCCGCTCCGGCGCGCGCAAAGCCTATACCGAAGGGCGCGGCTCGGTCATCGTACGCTCGAAAACTCATGTGGAGGAGATCCGCAAGGATCGTTGGGCCATCGTCATCGACGAAATCCCCTATCAGGTGAACAAATCCACGATGATCGAAAAGATCGCCGAGGCCGCACGCGAGAAGCGGATCGAGGGCATCAGCCACGTGCAGGACGAAAGCGACCGCGTCGGCGTGCGCGTCGTGGTCGAACTGAAGCGCGACGTGACCGCAGAGGTGGTGCTGAACCAGCTCTTCCGCTTCACACCGATGCAGACGTCCTTTGCCTGCAACATGCTGGCGCTGAACGGCGGCAAGCCCGAACAGCTGACGCTGCGCACCTTCCTGACGAACTTCATATCGTTCCGCGAAGATGTCGTCGCCCGGCGCACCGCGTTCGAGCTGCGCAAGGCGCGCGAGCGCAGCCACGTCTTGTGCGGTCTGGCCGTGGCCGTCACCAATATCGACGAGGTGGTCGCCACGATCCGCACCTCCGCCGACGCTGCCGAAGCGCGCCACCGCCTGATGACGCGCGCCTGGCCCGCCGAGGACATCGTCGACTACATCAAGCTGATCGACGACCCGACCCATACCGCCAACGAGGACGGCACCTACAACCTGTCGGAAACGCAGGCCCGCGCGATCCTGGACTTGCGCCTGCAGCGTCTGACCCAGATCGGCGTCAAGGAAGTGACCGACGAGCTGGAAGAGCTCGCGGCCAAGATCACCGAATACCTCGCCATCCTGCGCTCGCGCGAACGCATCATGGAGATCATCTCGAACGAGCTGAAAGACGTGCGCGAGCAGTTCGCTGTGCCCCGCCGATCCGAGATTGTCGATTGGTCCGGCGATATGGAGGACGAGGACCTCATCGAGAAAGAGGACATGGTCGTTACCGTGACCTCCGGCGGCTACATCAAGCGCACCGCGCTCGCCGATTTCCGCGCCCAGAAGCGCGGTGGCAAGGGCGTGTCGGGCATGCAGACCAAGGAAGAGGATGTCGTCACGCAGCTCTTCGTGGCCAACACGCACACGCAGCTTTTGTTCTTCACGACCGACGGGATGGTCTACAAGCTCAAGACTTGGCGGCTTCCACAGGGCGGTCGCACGTCCAAAGGCAAAGCGATCATCAACATCCTGCCGATCCCGCAGGGCGTGTCCATCGCGGCGATCATGCCGGTGGATCGCGATGAAAAAGACTGGGGCGATCTGCAGATCGTCTTCGCCACATCCGCTGGAACTGTGCGCCGTAACCGCCTGTCAGACTTCACAAATGTCATGCGCAACGGCAAGATCGCGATGAAGTTCGACGAAGAGCATGCCGATGTGAAACTGATCAACGCACGCATCTGTTCGGAAGACGACGACGTGATGCTGGTGACCAACTCCGGCCGCGCGATCCGCTTCCCGACGACCGATGTGCGGGTGTTCAACTCCCGCGCCTCGCTCGGCGTGCGCGGCATCAAGCTCAACGGCGACGACAAAGTGGTGTCCATGTCGGTCATTCGCCACTTCGAGGCTGACCCGGCAGAGCGTTCCGCGTATCTGAAAATGCGCCGCGCTGTCATGGGCTTGGCGGACGATGTTGAAGTGGATGAGGACGAGGTCGCACCCGGCGATATCACCACCGAACGCTATGCCGAGATGTCCGCCGCCGAGGACCTGATCCTGACCATTACCAAGGGCGGCGCGGGCAAGCTCAGCTCGTCGCACGACTACCCCGTCCGCGGGCGTGGTGGCATGGGCGTGACCGCGATGGACAAGGCCATGCGCGGTGGCGAGATCGTAGCCTCCTTCCCCGTTGAGATGAGCGACCAGATCATGCTCGCCACCTCCAAGGGCCAGTCGATCCGCTGTCCCGTCGACGGTATCTCCTTCCGCTCACGCTCGGCCGGTGGCGTGAAGGTGTTCGACACCGGCAAAGGCGAAGAAGTGGTCTCGGTCGCGTGGATCGCGGATCAGGGCGAAGACGACGAGGCGGAGACGGACGCACCGGACGCTTAA
- a CDS encoding class I SAM-dependent DNA methyltransferase gives MVKKFLDQVYETEGDAATRALYDEWSASYDDEVTEHGYRTPRRLAVAMAKVAADTSAPVLDYGCGTGLSGAALYGAGFTTIDGADPSPGMLAEAKARKFYRDLIPLDLTRPLPFAPDAYSAIAAVGVISTGAGPASLMDTLIALVPTGGILGFSLNDHALEDAEYTDGVQRLKDYGHIARVEEYGDHLPGLNLNSMIYVFEKA, from the coding sequence ATGGTAAAAAAATTTCTCGATCAGGTCTACGAGACCGAAGGCGATGCCGCGACCCGCGCGCTCTATGACGAATGGTCGGCCAGCTATGACGACGAGGTGACCGAGCACGGCTACCGCACGCCGCGCCGTTTGGCCGTCGCCATGGCCAAAGTCGCTGCCGACACGAGCGCGCCCGTGCTCGACTACGGATGTGGCACGGGTCTGTCGGGCGCCGCACTCTATGGCGCTGGCTTCACCACGATCGATGGCGCAGACCCCTCGCCCGGCATGCTGGCCGAGGCGAAGGCGCGCAAATTCTACCGCGATTTGATCCCGCTCGACCTGACCCGGCCTCTGCCTTTCGCGCCCGATGCCTATTCTGCGATTGCGGCGGTCGGGGTCATCAGCACGGGCGCGGGCCCGGCCTCGCTGATGGACACCTTGATCGCGCTGGTTCCTACGGGTGGGATCTTGGGGTTTTCGCTGAATGATCATGCGCTCGAGGATGCAGAATACACCGACGGCGTGCAGCGGTTGAAAGACTACGGCCATATCGCCCGGGTGGAAGAGTACGGCGATCATCTGCCCGGCCTGAACTTGAACTCCATGATCTACGTGTTTGAAAAAGCGTGA
- the hisI gene encoding phosphoribosyl-AMP cyclohydrolase, which yields MTTFDPATLSYNEQGLVPVIAQDHGSGEVLMLAWMNAQAVAKTLETRRVTYWSRSRKSFWVKGETSGHTQELVDLRVDCDRDCLLAIVRQTGSACHTNRRVCFYTSVSSGEEVELMSPEA from the coding sequence ATGACCACCTTCGATCCCGCAACTTTGAGCTATAATGAGCAGGGGCTCGTGCCTGTGATTGCCCAGGATCACGGGTCGGGAGAGGTGCTGATGCTTGCGTGGATGAACGCGCAGGCCGTCGCAAAAACACTTGAAACACGCCGCGTAACCTATTGGTCGAGATCGCGAAAATCATTTTGGGTGAAGGGCGAGACCAGTGGCCACACGCAAGAGCTTGTCGACCTGCGCGTCGATTGCGACCGCGACTGCCTGCTGGCTATCGTGCGACAAACCGGCTCAGCCTGCCACACCAACCGACGGGTCTGTTTCTATACCTCTGTGAGTTCCGGCGAAGAGGTCGAGCTGATGTCGCCCGAGGCATAA
- the trmFO gene encoding methylenetetrahydrofolate--tRNA-(uracil(54)-C(5))-methyltransferase (FADH(2)-oxidizing) TrmFO, with product MTNNTPTLNIIGGGMAGSEAAWQAAQMGVNVVIHEMRPKVETFAHRTGDLAEMVCSNSFRSDDSEQNAVGLLHWEMRAAGGIIMEMADKHALPAGGALAVDRDPFAQSVTAKLKSHPNISVSYEPVETLPTDGTWIIATGPLTSPGLAKAIAAETGQDALAFFDAIAPIIYFDTINMEKAWFQSRYDKGETEEERTAYLNCPMDKPTYEAFIDALLAAEKTEFKPGETAGYFDGCLPIEVMAERGRETLRFGPMKPVGLTNPHQPDIKAHAIVQLRRDNALGTLFNIVGFQTKMKYGAQKQVLRMIPGLEEAQFARLGGIHRNTFINSPTLLDAQIRLKSQPHLRFAGQITGVEGYVESAAMGLLAGRFAAAELLGQSIQPPPPETAMGALVTHITGGADAKTFQPMNVNFGLFPPVDAKGGRRNRATRYKLYTDRAKQAWSQWLDHARLDAA from the coding sequence ATGACGAACAATACCCCCACCCTTAATATCATCGGCGGCGGCATGGCCGGCTCCGAGGCCGCATGGCAGGCCGCCCAAATGGGCGTCAACGTGGTCATCCACGAGATGCGCCCCAAGGTCGAAACCTTCGCCCACCGCACCGGCGATCTGGCTGAAATGGTCTGCTCCAACTCCTTCCGCTCTGACGACAGCGAACAGAACGCGGTCGGACTGCTGCATTGGGAAATGCGCGCGGCGGGCGGCATCATCATGGAAATGGCCGACAAACATGCCCTGCCCGCGGGCGGCGCGCTTGCTGTCGATCGCGACCCTTTCGCGCAATCCGTCACCGCGAAGCTGAAATCCCATCCGAATATCTCGGTCTCATATGAGCCGGTCGAGACGCTGCCCACCGATGGCACCTGGATCATCGCGACCGGGCCGCTGACCTCGCCCGGGCTGGCAAAGGCCATCGCGGCTGAGACGGGGCAAGACGCCCTGGCCTTCTTCGACGCCATCGCGCCGATCATCTATTTCGACACGATCAACATGGAAAAGGCCTGGTTCCAGTCCCGCTACGACAAGGGCGAGACCGAGGAGGAGCGCACAGCCTACCTCAACTGCCCGATGGACAAACCGACCTACGAGGCCTTCATCGACGCGCTGCTCGCCGCCGAGAAGACCGAGTTCAAACCGGGCGAGACGGCCGGATATTTCGATGGCTGCCTGCCCATCGAGGTGATGGCCGAACGGGGCCGCGAGACTCTGCGCTTCGGCCCGATGAAGCCCGTGGGCCTGACCAATCCGCACCAGCCCGACATCAAGGCGCACGCCATCGTGCAGCTGCGCCGGGACAACGCGCTTGGCACGCTGTTCAACATCGTGGGCTTCCAGACCAAGATGAAATACGGCGCGCAAAAGCAGGTTCTGCGCATGATCCCCGGGCTGGAAGAGGCACAATTCGCACGGCTCGGCGGCATCCACCGCAACACGTTCATTAATTCGCCGACCCTGCTGGATGCACAGATTCGCCTGAAGTCGCAGCCGCATCTGCGCTTCGCAGGCCAGATCACCGGGGTCGAGGGATATGTGGAAAGCGCCGCGATGGGCCTACTGGCAGGGCGGTTCGCCGCCGCCGAACTGCTTGGCCAGTCCATTCAGCCGCCGCCGCCCGAGACCGCGATGGGCGCGCTCGTCACCCACATCACGGGTGGTGCCGATGCGAAAACGTTCCAGCCGATGAACGTCAATTTCGGCTTGTTCCCCCCCGTCGATGCCAAGGGCGGCCGCCGCAATCGCGCGACCCGTTACAAGCTCTACACCGACCGCGCCAAACAGGCCTGGTCGCAATGGCTTGATCATGCGAGACTGGACGCGGCCTGA